A stretch of DNA from Orcinus orca chromosome 3, mOrcOrc1.1, whole genome shotgun sequence:
TGGAAGGGTCTTAactgaaagggggaggggagaaagtcGCCAACAAACGTTTGAGCTTACAATCCGGGCCGGGAGTAGGCCGGGgcgtccccctccccccatggaGAGAGCCAGGCCGGAGCCGCCGCCTCAGCCGCGCCAACTGCCGCGGGCGACCGCGCTGCGCCCCGCTCCGCCCCCGGTGGCTGTCGAGGGTGCCTTCTTTCGGGCAGCGGCCGCGGAGCCCTCTGCGTCGCCGCTCGCCCCGTGCGCGGCCGCCATTGTGACGTTAGGCTCGTCGTGCGGGGAGGCTCCGGCGTCGGGCGTACAGTCCGCGGCACGGCGGGTACTGCAGGTGAACCCGGAGCAGGTGTTACTGCTGCCGCCTGGGCCACCACTGCTTCAGGCCCGGGAGGAAGGCGCAGCCGCCTCTCCCGCGCAGGCGCGGCTGCTGCAGCTGAGGCCCGACCTGCtactgctgccgccgccgccgccacccgaGGGCTCCCCCTGCAGGCCTCAGGGGCTGGGGCAGCCCCTGCCGGTGCACGTTAAGGCAGAGAAGCAGGAGCTGGACCCCAGCTTGGATCCGTCAGTGGGACCTCGGAGGGCCGTCAAGGCGGGCCCTAAGGCCTCCAAGGCGGCGAAGGCAGGAGGCCCCGGGCCGGCCATCGACAGCCCCCGAGGGGACGAGAAGggcaagatggaggaagaggaggaggtcaTGAGCTACACGGCGGCGAAAGGAGGGGAAGGCAAAAGCCTGGCGGCTATCAGCGAAGGAGTCATCAAAACGGAGGAGCCTGAGAGACTCCGCGAGGACTCCAGGCTCGGCACAGAGCCCGCGTCCAGTGGCCTGGTCCATGGCAGCAAGGATGTCATCTTGACCCAGCCGTCCATTGCCTTTGGGCCGCACCAGCAAGACCTCAGGATCCCTTTGACTCTTCCTACCGTGCCCCCTGGAGCCCGGATCCAGTTTCAGGGACCTCCACCTTCAGAGCTGATAGGATTGACCAAGGTCCCCTTGACACCAGTGCCTATTAAAATGCAGTCCTTACTGGAGCCTTCTGTAAAAATTGAAACCAAAGATGTCCCACTCACCGTGCTTCCCTCAGATGCAGGTATTAGACGGCAGGGGAAACAATCTGGTTTTTTAAACTTCGGCTGTTGCCCCGTAGCTGACATGTCAGCTGTTGAGAAGcataaactagaaaaataaaatcatgggtTCAGGGCAAAGTCTGCAAAGATCACTTCTGACTTGTACATATACCAGTAAAATACGCTAACACGTTCAGGATTcccaaacattaaaaataattattttttttaaggcccAGTGGAGGATGAGATTTAGATGTGACTAATGtttatacacaaaaatagaaatattcttGCTAGATAACACAAAGCCCTCAGTTTATATGCTACAgataatcaacattttaaaatattgtattatagTAGCTCAGTATTTTTACATgtatcaagaaacaagaaaaaatagtgtttaatgaaaaaataaacaggaacGTTTATACTGGATATAGAGGTgatttatcttctttaaaaatgaagagtaaaCATTTTCTAGGCGAGAACAGTACATAATTAATTGTAATGGTATTCTAAAAGCTAAGGACTtacagaaatatagaaaatggAAACACTGTAGAATAAgttgttttcaaagaaatgacCACAGTTACAGTAGTAACAATTACAAgtagatattttatttctatccgttatttccaaatatatagctagaaaattcttattttaagatGTAATTCAGACAGAATACTATGGCAGTAAATGTCAATGGAAAGTCATATTATCTTCAGTTCATATCTTCATTGACTTTTATcttcattgttttcttattttctttactgattcttcctccccaccccaccctcttgcttttttttttttctaaaattttattagagtatagttgctttacaatgttgtgttagtttctgctgtacaacaaagtgaatcagctatacgtatacatatacccccttttttggatttccttcctatttaggtcaccacagagcattgagtagagttccctgtgctatacagtagattctcatcagttatctattttacacatagtagtgtgtatatgtcaatcccaatctcccaattcatcccaccctccccttcccccccgtgGTACCCGTATGTTTGttctctctacatctgtgtctctatttctgctttgcaaataagttcatctgtaccccATACTCTTGCTTTTTATCGtcagtaatttttaaactttgttttcattttctaaaggagagaaaggggaagctTTCTTTGTAATACTTATTTCATCctttgtgcattttaaaattttatatatcaaGTAACcctaaaataaagagaaacagtaTATGAAGTGTATAGGCAGTGGTTTTTGATGAATTATGTAAGAGATGTGAATTTAAACAACTTCCTTTATTGTAATTTCAGCTGTCTCTGTGATTTTCAAAAagtcacctttcttattttcctcttattttttctccTGGGACATGGAACTAGTGTTAGTGACCCACCTTGGCAGGTGCTTCACCTtcataacaaaatataaataatatagtatattaatattataagtaTTTTTGCTTGAATGGGCACTCCAGTGGCATGTAAATGAATTCCTTTAAACATTTAGGGTACACCCACCTAGCGCTGGGATTATAGTCATTAATAAGTCCTAATTCCTGTCCCCCAGTACTAGAATATTTTAATGGGAAATAAACTAAATGTTAATTATTGTTAGAGATATTAATATAGCTCAAAGAAGTAGTAAGCCAGCAGTTTACTGTGTCTTCAACATTATTACTTCCACAGTATCTTCaacaatattattctttttgaggAAGAGAAGAGTCTTTCTAAGCCACAGTTTAGAATGTAGAGTTCAGGGGTTATGAGGAATTCTGGAACACTGGCAGTTCCTTGGCTATATTGAAGTGTATATTTTCTccagatatttaaaaagtaaatataggtGGAAGTGCACTTCActttaaaattgtgtgtgtgtgtggcacatTAATTTAGTCTCTTAATTTTTGTCATGTAGGAATACCAGACACTCCCTTCAGTAAGGACAGAAATGGTCATGTGAAGCGACCCATGAATGCATTTATGGTTTGGGCAAGGATCCACCGGCCAGCACTAGCCAAAGCTAACCCAGCAGCCAACAATGCAGAAATCAGTGTCCAGCTCGGGTTAGAGTGGAACAAACTTAgtgaagaacaaaagaaaccctATTATGATGAAGcacaaaagattaaagaaaagcaCAGAGAGGAATTTCCTGGTAATCAAATGAAATGAACAAAGcctctttctaatttctttaaatttatttaggtaAAGAATAGGTTAGTTTGAGACTGAAatacaaaaatgtaatttttttctaatctgaTATGTACAATAGAGAAAATACTGGCTAATATTACAGTAATGATTTAATTGATACTGGGCATAAGTTTCTTTAAACAGCACAAAGTAGAGGGATATCTGGTCTCATATTTGCCAACTAATGCAAACCTGAGGACAAACAGTTTTACTGTCGTTttgattaaatatataaatataaacgtAATGAAGGTAAAGCTCCAGAGTTCTAGgctataatttttcaaatatgctAGAAAATGAAGTTCAGATCAGAGCAACAGAGAAAATATGCAGCGCATGCTACAGGCATTAACACCATGCTCCATTTTAATATTATATGATTATCAGAATATAGTGCTGCCTTCTGATTGATAAATTTATCCTCATCATGATGTAGTTTGAAATAAATTCTGATTCTCTCCCCAGCAGTGAGGAAATTGATATTAAGCTTGGTAAAAGCACAGTGTATGGCCAACATATTGTGCATGGTGGGAAAAGAATAACTATTTTTCTAAAGTAGTAGGAGAAAGGTTCTAGGGGGGAATCATCAGAGCAGTGGTTACAGGGAACCAGTGATTCTCTTGGTTATGCAGTGGCTACAACTGCCCTAACTCCACTTTTCTAAGTTTGGAAGGAAATTGGGTGGTTTGTGGACTTGGAGACTGCCAAGTCTAAGAGAGTGACTCTTTCTGAAGAAGGCATAAAAATAGTGACTGGTCATTAGTAACCACTTCATCGTAAGATATAGATAATTGTGTCTTATAGAAAGTGAGGAAACAGGAGGAGACAAATAGTATCTTACTGGGGCATTGTTTTATGGGTAGAGGAAAAGCtttgggattcaaactcagtgCCTTTAATGTTGATTTTACTATAAATTCATTATGTGTCTTTGGATAAAAGACATttgcccttcctcttcctttgtatTATGGGTTACAACATTGGCCACTACTTAGGAGCCATATGGATATATATgctaaaatgcacagaaatggtATCATAGAGCTGGAAAAGATACTTTAGACAATGAAGACTTAGAAGTGTTTTGGACTTTTAATGTGCAAAGAACTATTTAAAGGCTAAATAGGATCTATATGttcaaattaaaaatagtttatctTCTCTAGGTTGGATTTATCAGCCTCGTCCAGGGAAGCGAAAACGCTTCCCTCTAAGCGTTTCCAATGTACTTTCTGGTACCACACAGAATATCATCTCTACAAATTCAACAACAGTTTATCCTTATTGCTCACCTACCTACTCTGTGGTAATTCCCAGCCTACAGAACCCCATCACTCATTCACTTGGTGAGTTGATTTTATTGTAGATTACaaattttttaatggctgtgtgATCATTTTACCTCTTAACTTGAAATTTTGTTTCTGTTAGCTTAAGAGTTTAGGACAACAATgttaagaaaaaatcaaaaatagagtGAAAACATTAAATCAGGGAAAGAAAGATTTCAGTAGACATCAAAACCCTTGGTTTGCTAGAGTAGCAAATATTCTGTGTCAGACCTTTTAAGCAAATCAGGATGAGTCCATAGATTATGCAGATAATGCAGGAAATGACTGAGGTAATTCAATAGGAAATAGGAATATGTTTTTACTATTAGCATAAAAGAATGCCTTGCTGATGGGGTATGAGGCATCCTGTCCTGGAATATAGTAGTAGTGACTGATCTCttaagaccatttttttttttgctgccctaGAAAAGCAATGGAAGTTATCTTCTACCAGATATTTCGTTCATTACATTGTCTTTCCCTAAATTTCTCCTCTGTTATCAGTTCTTCACAACATTCCTGTCTTTTGCTTTTAAGAACCCAAAATTGAGAATCTAGTATCTTAAGAACTTGTTATAGGTCTATCCATCATTAGTTTGTTCTTCCAGAGCCTATTTTAGTCATCTCTTAGGCAGAGCTTTGTACGTTCACTACTTGCTATCACTTGTCCTGAAACTACTGTTCTTTCCAGTTTCTGCCTCCTCATATCTATGTGATGAGAGGTTTAGATATCTCGAAAATTAACTTATTAGGATCTTAGacattttcaggttttttcctGTGTATCATTGTAGCAATGGATACCAACAAAGCCACTTTCAGGGTATCTAGGCTCAAGGCAAAGAAAGCTGATCCTATCACCCTGTCCTCTCCCAGAACAGGCAGGCACTTTCACCCTTTGCTATTTGGTAGTATCTCTTTTAATCCTGTATTTCAATCTAGGCTTaattgtgctttttttaaaaacttaccttGTTTTATCTGTTATTTATGATTTACACTTTTatcatctgtttcttctttttacccCTTTTTCTAAGACCCCTCTTCCATGTCATTCTATCCACAGTTAAATGCTGTATGTTTTCTCTCCCCAGAAATATATTTATCAGTGTTCTTACTTGAGACAGCTGACAGTTTTAtacaatatattaattttatgcaATTCTGAGCAAAGATTTGGGGAGATAGAAAGTGGTAGAGCTCTCGCATCCATGATGTTTTATTTAAGTATGAGAAGCAGAATTATAGGAAGCATTTCAGAGCCATATACAAAGTAATCAAATCTAAGGAAAATGatcttttgtttgctcttttctttttaaatttctcttatttctagTAATATGTAGTGTCAGTAAAGATTTAATTGGAtctcaaatgattaaaaaaaccattatcttttaagtataaaatttggGAATTATTTTCCCAGATAGATAAAGTTATATGTATAAtaattatgatatatatatatatttaatagttATATAATAGTTATGATGAGATTTATTGGCTACTCTGCTGCCCAATCATACAACTTTTGAAATATGTTCTTTTAGTTTGTACTCATCAGTGTGGCATTATATTACTTGGAGGAGTTGTTATCAGTTGCAAATTTGGAAATttcactatatattttatattctaaatcATTTATAAAATTGTTAAGAACAAATTATAGCACAAATCCCTAAGAGAATCTACTTTTAATCGCTTATTACCTACAGATACAAATTTTTACACCAcccctttttttgtttctttcaattaattttatattatattctaaACATAAAGTCATGGTAATTGTGTTTTTCAAACTTGTTTTGTTTATTCCCATGGAAGAAAGATATCAAGTTAGTGAGGAGTGAGGTATAATTTATCTCTTATCAGAAAAAATTTGCTCTCTTTTTTCCTAGCAACCTTTATACACTAATACATTGTATAGATTTCATCAGCTTTTTAAGTGTAGAAAATAGACTTACCAAACTATAGTTCTCAAGTTCACTACTTCCAATAACAAGTTCACTACTTCCAATAACTTGGAAAATGCTCTGGCATAGCATTTTTGGCAGAGAGACCATTTGTATTTACTTCAtctaatattttctcagctcTAACTTTGAGTTTCTCTAAAGTTCTTCAGTGAATGCTACCTAAGATCTTGTGATATTTTGATCTTGTGAGCTTGTCTCCTGTTTCTAGTTTCTGGAAGTACTTACAGCCAGATAGTCCAGAATGCTTTTTAGATACTTTCTTTTATCATATGTCTTTGATGCCAGTTATGccagcattttcattttacattaagtggtcaaatttattttaaaggattctGGAAGTTTGGTAGAAGCTATATTTATTTTAGCCTGGCttttaaatgtcagttttatatatttaggaattttctggtgagattatttcattttctacattttatttctcaaaccTGAAATGGGTTTTCCTTATTACATACAAACTCAGTTGACATCTTTCATTCTTCTGAATTCAtacattttctctaaatttttactttaaaaatgtttactactattttaattttttggtagtAAACATGTGATGTGATTTTGGTTTACCCATCTGTTCTTATTtaacagaaacagaacaaaaaaaaccctccaatgtTCTGATACTGTTATTATAATGCAAAAAAATCTGGTCTTGTCCCTGACTTAAGATCAGTTctagcaaagtttttttttttttttttgcggtacgcgggcctctcactgttgtggcctctcccgttgcggagcacaggctccggacgcgcaggctcagcggtcatggctcacgggcccagccgcaccgcggcatgtgggatcttcccgcaccggagcacgaacccatgtcccctgcatcggcaggtggactctcaaccactgcgccaccagggaagtcccctagcaAAGTTTTATATCCATAAGAAACAAAGATATGGCTTGAAAATTCCTTGAAAAGTGATGTAGCTCATTATTGTAGGTTTTCTTATGAGGCAAGGAAGATGGAATCTTATGGTTCAAACTATAGTAAGTCTTCTTAGGTTCCTCATTACCATTTCTGTCCCCAAAGTCCCATCTTTCTTAGCAGTTGTCTAACTGTTCTTCCCAAGTCTCCATTTCCCATCTCTGTGTCTATGTCTCTGCTCTTACTCTatttctctctgtcctctcctcctctctctgcctctgtttctctctcctcagCCATATGCTCGTCCTCCTGTTCTTCTTTCTACCTCTATACAACTTTTTCTTGTAGAGAAATTTGGTCTGTCCTCAGTTTATGCCATTCTCTACTCCTTCCTGTTTATCCCAGTCACACAACAAAAGCCTGGTTGCATCCTTCATCCATTCAACACAGGCAGTAGAGTCTTCCTCTTTAGGAGTGGGTGGGAGAGATTTGCCAGAATTGTTGAAAGttattaataactttaaattttttcttttcttctcatattGTACTATAGATCTAAAATTCTGCTCTGTACCTCATGTAACAATTAGATAATGCTAGCTGCTTCAACACTCATCTAAACATAACGGTTTAAACAGAATCATGGTTTACTTTTTTACGCATGTAAAGTGCAAAATAAGTATTTCTGGCTTTCTTCCAAGGGATTCATGGACACAGTTTTCTTCTAACCTATGGCTTTTCCATCTTTGATATGTACATTCCAAGTGTGCATGACCTGCGGAAGGGA
This window harbors:
- the SOX30 gene encoding transcription factor SOX-30 isoform X3 — its product is MERARPEPPPQPRQLPRATALRPAPPPVAVEGAFFRAAAAEPSASPLAPCAAAIVTLGSSCGEAPASGVQSAARRVLQVNPEQVLLLPPGPPLLQAREEGAAASPAQARLLQLRPDLLLLPPPPPPEGSPCRPQGLGQPLPVHVKAEKQELDPSLDPSVGPRRAVKAGPKASKAAKAGGPGPAIDSPRGDEKGKMEEEEEVMSYTAAKGGEGKSLAAISEGVIKTEEPERLREDSRLGTEPASSGLVHGSKDVILTQPSIAFGPHQQDLRIPLTLPTVPPGARIQFQGPPPSELIGLTKVPLTPVPIKMQSLLEPSVKIETKDVPLTVLPSDAGIPDTPFSKDRNGHVKRPMNAFMVWARIHRPALAKANPAANNAEISVQLGLEWNKLSEEQKKPYYDEAQKIKEKHREEFPGWIYQPRPGKRKRFPLSVSNVLSGTTQNIISTNSTTVYPYCSPTYSVVIPSLQNPITHSLDEVPPAIQLPTPAVQRPSPITVFQPSISSTAQVAVQAPSLPLCPPLLPQCFAGPSETDTHQLHSGASHSVKRPTPVFLESTSRIPTSASTAHARFAASTIQPPEEYPSISTCPRSAPIPQAPPIPHSHVCQPPPLGHAATLFGTPPRFAFHHPYFLPGPHYFPSRGRSSKSYVRAWIPWDTVCGG
- the SOX30 gene encoding transcription factor SOX-30 isoform X4 gives rise to the protein MERARPEPPPQPRQLPRATALRPAPPPVAVEGAFFRAAAAEPSASPLAPCAAAIVTLGSSCGEAPASGVQSAARRVLQVNPEQVLLLPPGPPLLQAREEGAAASPAQARLLQLRPDLLLLPPPPPPEGSPCRPQGLGQPLPVHVKAEKQELDPSLDPSVGPRRAVKAGPKASKAAKAGGPGPAIDSPRGDEKGKMEEEEEVMSYTAAKGGEGKSLAAISEGVIKTEEPERLREDSRLGTEPASSGLVHGSKDVILTQPSIAFGPHQQDLRIPLTLPTVPPGARIQFQGPPPSELIGLTKVPLTPVPIKMQSLLEPSVKIETKDVPLTVLPSDAGIPDTPFSKDRNGHVKRPMNAFMVWARIHRPALAKANPAANNAEISVQLGLEWNKLSEEQKKPYYDEAQKIKEKHREEFPGWIYQPRPGKRKRFPLSVSNVLSGTTQNIISTNSTTVYPYCSPTYSVVIPSLQNPITHSLARALIVGLLLAMEIFQVQCQNALVIMKTDARTMRLCFQL
- the SOX30 gene encoding transcription factor SOX-30 isoform X1 codes for the protein MERARPEPPPQPRQLPRATALRPAPPPVAVEGAFFRAAAAEPSASPLAPCAAAIVTLGSSCGEAPASGVQSAARRVLQVNPEQVLLLPPGPPLLQAREEGAAASPAQARLLQLRPDLLLLPPPPPPEGSPCRPQGLGQPLPVHVKAEKQELDPSLDPSVGPRRAVKAGPKASKAAKAGGPGPAIDSPRGDEKGKMEEEEEVMSYTAAKGGEGKSLAAISEGVIKTEEPERLREDSRLGTEPASSGLVHGSKDVILTQPSIAFGPHQQDLRIPLTLPTVPPGARIQFQGPPPSELIGLTKVPLTPVPIKMQSLLEPSVKIETKDVPLTVLPSDAGIPDTPFSKDRNGHVKRPMNAFMVWARIHRPALAKANPAANNAEISVQLGLEWNKLSEEQKKPYYDEAQKIKEKHREEFPGWIYQPRPGKRKRFPLSVSNVLSGTTQNIISTNSTTVYPYCSPTYSVVIPSLQNPITHSLDEVPPAIQLPTPAVQRPSPITVFQPSISSTAQVAVQAPSLPLCPPLLPQCFAGPSETDTHQLHSGASHSVKRPTPVFLESTSRIPTSASTAHARFAASTIQPPEEYPSISTCPRSAPIPQAPPIPHSHVCQPPPLGHAATLFGTPPRFAFHHPYFLPGPHYFPSSTCPYSRPPFGYGNFPSAVPECLGYYEDRCQNHEAMFSALNRDYPYGDYPDERAHSEDFWSCESMDGTSYCNSHSHSGEEYLNLVPQLDTGALERVFTAPTSTPSNIQQVNVTDSDDEEEEKVLKNL
- the SOX30 gene encoding transcription factor SOX-30 isoform X2, which encodes MERARPEPPPQPRQLPRATALRPAPPPVAVEGAFFRAAAAEPSASPLAPCAAAIVTLGSSCGEAPASGVQSAARRVLQVNPEQVLLLPPGPPLLQAREEGAAASPAQARLLQLRPDLLLLPPPPPPEGSPCRPQGLGQPLPVHVKAEKQELDPSLDPSVGPRRAVKAGPKASKAAKAGGPGPAIDSPRGDEKGKMEEEEEVMSYTAAKGGEGKSLAAISEGVIKTEEPERLREDSRLGTEPASSGLVHGSKDVILTQPSIAFGPHQQDLRIPLTLPTVPPGARIQFQGPPPSELIGLTKVPLTPVPIKMQSLLEPSVKIETKDVPLTVLPSDAGWIYQPRPGKRKRFPLSVSNVLSGTTQNIISTNSTTVYPYCSPTYSVVIPSLQNPITHSLDEVPPAIQLPTPAVQRPSPITVFQPSISSTAQVAVQAPSLPLCPPLLPQCFAGPSETDTHQLHSGASHSVKRPTPVFLESTSRIPTSASTAHARFAASTIQPPEEYPSISTCPRSAPIPQAPPIPHSHVCQPPPLGHAATLFGTPPRFAFHHPYFLPGPHYFPSSTCPYSRPPFGYGNFPSAVPECLGYYEDRCQNHEAMFSALNRDYPYGDYPDERAHSEDFWSCESMDGTSYCNSHSHSGEEYLNLVPQLDTGALERVFTAPTSTPSNIQQVNVTDSDDEEEEKVLKNL